In Lycium ferocissimum isolate CSIRO_LF1 chromosome 11, AGI_CSIRO_Lferr_CH_V1, whole genome shotgun sequence, a single genomic region encodes these proteins:
- the LOC132037703 gene encoding probable polyamine oxidase 5 produces MVTKKPKVVIIGAGMAGLTAANKLYTAELLDLCVVEGGNRIGGRINTSEFFGDRIEMGATWIHGIGGSPVYNIAQHINSLQSDQPWECMDGLLETEVVTISEHGYGLNPSLVDPITNLFNKLMDFAQGKLVLEDKNIAKSSNGGNLNMSLGSFLRRGLDAYWDSVKDDNQDIELDKWRKRSLEQGVFAMFENIQRTYTSAGDLQMLDFNAESEYRMFPGEEITIAKGYLSVIEALASVLPAGLIQLGRKVSKIEWQPDESLQIENGTSNKPVKLHFVDGSIMFADHVIVTVSLGVLKQGIHQDSGMFNPPLPSFKTQAISRLGFGVVNKLFLKLHPIHDEEYAINFPYLQMVFNQSEPNPKIPWWMRRTANLSPIYGKSNVLLSWFAGKEALELESLDDEEIIDGFSKTISSFLLNSKHFKKSNELCNGHANESSFKVEKVLKSQWGTDPLFLGSYSYVAVGSSGDDLDAMAEPLPKGTTIHSNICSAPLQILFAGEATHRTHYSTTHGAYFSGLREANRLLHHYHCIDI; encoded by the coding sequence ATGGTGACCAAGAAACCAAAAGTAGTGATAATTGGGGCAGGAATGGCTGGTCTAACAGCTGCTAACAAACTCTATACAGCAGAACTGTTAGATTTGTGTGTAGTTGAGGGTGGAAATAGGATTGGTGGAAGGATAAACACCTCAGAGTTTTTTGGTGATAGGATTGAGATGGGTGCTACTTGGATCCATGGAATTGGTGGCAGTCCTGTTTACAACATTGCGCAACATATTAACTCACTGCAATCTGATCAGCCTTGGGAGTGTATGGATGGACTCTTGGAAACTGAAGTAGTCACAATATCTGAACATGGATATGGGCTTAATCCTTCCCTTGTTGATCCCATCACAAATCTTTTCAACAAACTCATGGATTTTGCTCAAGGGAAATTAGTCCTTGAAGATAAAAATATTGCTAAATCATCCAATGGTGGAAATCTCAATATGAGTCTTGGTTCTTTCCTTAGGAGAGGCCTTGATGCTTATTGGGATTCAGTGAAAGATGACAACCAGGATATTGAGTTAGATAAATGGAGAAAAAGATCACTTGAACAAGGCGTTTTCGCGATGTTTGAGAATATACAAAGGACTTATACATCAGCTGGTGATTTGCAAATGCTAGATTTCAACGCAGAAAGCGAGTATCGCATGTTTCCTGGAGAAGAAATAACCATTGCTAAAGGTTATTTATCGGTGATCGAAGCTTTGGCCTCTGTTCTACCAGCTGGTTTGATCCAATTAGGCCGAAAAGTGTCAAAGATTGAGTGGCAGCCTGACGAATCACTCCAAATCGAAAATGGTACTAGTAATAAGCCAGTGAAGCTACATTTTGTTGATGGATCAATCATGTTTGCTGATCATGTTATAGTTACAGTATCACTTGGAGTTCTAAAACAGGGAATACACCAAGATTCTGGTATGTTTAATCCCCCACTTCCTAGTTTCAAGACTCAAGCAATCTCAAGGCTTGGTTTTGGTGTTGTCAACAAGCTATTCTTGAAACTACATCCAATCCATGATGAAGAGTATGCCATAAATTTCCCCTACCTGCAAATGGTATTCAATCAGTCAGAACCAAACCCAAAAATTCCTTGGTGGATGAGGAGGACAGCTAATTTGTCTCCAATTTATGGCAAGTCAAATGTTTTGTTATCATGGTTTGCAGGTAAAGAAGCTCTTGAGTTGGAATCTCTTGATGATGAGGAGATCATTGATGGGTTCTCAAAAACTATCTCTAGCTTCCTTTTAAACTCAAAGCATTTCAAGAAATCCAATGAATTGTGCAATGGGCATGCAAATGAGAGTAGCTTTAAAGTGGAAAAGGTGTTAAAGAGCCAATGGGGAACTGATCCACTTTTCTTGGGTTCATATAGTTATGTAGCAGTTGGATCAAGTGGAGATGATTTGGATGCTATGGCTGAGCCTTTGCCAAAAGGGACAACCATTCATTCAAATATTTGTTCTGCTCCACTTCAAATTCTGTTTGCAGGGGAAGCAACACATAGAACCCACTATTCAACAACTCACGGTGCTTACTTTAGTGGCCTTAGAGAAGCCAATAGGCTTCTTCACCACTATCATTGTATTGATATATGA